The Metopolophium dirhodum isolate CAU chromosome 4, ASM1992520v1, whole genome shotgun sequence DNA window cTAGTATAAACATACTTTGAATAGAACCGTGGGTTATAAAATCTTAATACAAACAATGGTAACTATGTACTGGTAACTAACGGACGGACAGGCGGATGGAACCgggatataactatataaagtGTTCCAAACTTATGTTTAGAAACCTAAAATACAAAGTAAAAGTTAATgtgatttttgaatttgaatattatcaaCCAATTTGCTGATAGTAAGTTTGATATTCGATGTAAAAATTCTGAAGACAGCATTTAAGTGATCATCGGTTAGTCGCAAAAGCATTTTTGCTTTTTCGATATTTCATTAGTGAAAAAGTTGCTcacaattatgatattatgttcttccaaactcgttcaaattttttttagcaaaatcaaatattgtaataggttTTGTTCCATAGAGACTCGAATAAAACTgtaagttatgacttatggGCAATGGGCATAGTGGAACTTGAAGGGCAGTTTTAAAACTTCATCAATTTGTAACTCATTTTCTTTCTTCATAAACTTTACAAGGTACCTACGTGCCTCCTGGCCACGCGTTATCACATTGTttcttattctatattttagtGTGTgactttcaataatttattgttcttaTAAAAACTCGACCAATTAAACAGATTGAAGTTAGTTTGTATTGATGTTAAGTCATAGATTTCATGCTAGATTCGTGctactattaaatattactaaacgTGCAACTATATgaatgaacaatttttaaatgtattacaatttattataatgtatcttGCATATTTGtaagattttatatatatattaagaattGTACTACGTTATATGGTACCTACCGGCTaccatataagtaggtaggtatattatatattaacgattttttttttttttttttgttatttacgcGTGTTATTCACGAATACATTgtcaaaagaataataatttaaatagtcatttaggtaggtaggcaCTGGTTAAAAAGATAAGACACCTTAGCTATcagataaaatttaaagtttgtttCGATCGAAgcaaaaatacttttgaaagtTTTTTGACAAAGAaagctacaaaaaaaaaaataaatcgtacttatataatatagagttgcataatattaagttgcatatagtacatacctaataaataattaaaaaatattagatatgtaggtacaattattaataacgcCGAAGCAAGAATGGCAACCAGAACTTTTTAGTCCAGTCcaattaccatttaccaacTTAATACAGTCAAATAACCATCATAATGCCACTCCATATTAAACGTCAATGAATTGCAAAGATGTTTGCCACTAAACTGGacagaaacaaaattatatcCACCGTCCAATGATGTCCTTCTTTGCAAGCCATTTTCGAAAATgcaacattaaatttaaaaaaaacctcacGTCTGAAGTCTTCAGCATTCCTCCATGGACTACGCACTCATAAATATTGATACCATTCTAGCCAATCTAACCAGAGACTCAAATAGCTCTCATTTATACATACAAGATTTAAAAAACATGTTATCGTAATAaactaagtatattaaaatttaatatatacaccATACTCTTCCAAAATAGAAAGTATGTAATGTGGAATCgctattgtatataaatataataaggaaGTAACAACATTCGAGCTCACACTAGAGTGATCCATATACACTGAACAATGATGAAGAAACTGCTATTGTGAAATACTAAAATCCCttcattatacatttgaaaaacaatttgatAATACTTATCATTCTAAGTTACTCTTTTAGCACAACTGTAAGTATTGCAAACACACGTAaatctaatgagtaatgacgtaAAGCAAAGAATATTTACCACCTTAGTTTCCACCAATCACACCAAAGGagaattattgacaaaattctTGTGGGTAACAGGTCACTGGTTGCCGGTCAGTCGAAGGAATCAAAAAAGCCGACATACACGCCAATAATATAGCATCCTCGACCGCCGCAGACAAAATTTTGCTCATCACCTTTTGTGATATTAAACGAATAATACAGGTAAATACCTAACAATCCTGGCAAATCCTTTggtcaaaacaaaatatcaaattaaatgaaattaagCCTACTATTCTCCAGAACAATCATTAGCACAGAAGAAAGAAAACGATATCAACTGACTAAGAATAGGTCATATACTGAACTCATGGATATGTACCTACAATGTCTCGTAGGGAGCACCCACTATAGATGACATGTACATGTTATATTTTCCACCAAACACATGTTGGTTGAATGCGCCACCAACTGTAGTACCATCAATCAAGAAACgtatcaaacaaattattttaaaccctTGGGCTGGACTTTACAATTGCCTACTTACTCTTTTTATCTGGACTGAGTAACCGATAAAGTAATTTAGTATGAGGTTCttcaatatttatcattattattcattatatattttataaattttaatttattttattatatgtgcATTTCTCGATGGTGATGCTGCAGACGGTTATTCTAATATGACaatttgtatatatgtatataatttaactatttcatACGGTTTGGTTTTacctgataataaattatataggtatatatatatatatatatattaatgggCATTGGGCGCGTTTGATTGCATATTCACCACAGTGGAGTCTAAAACCAATTTTGGGGGTGGACATTTTGTCAATTTATTGATTGTCGACCAATTATAACCGATCGccggatttatataatatattatgtgtattgtgtattgcGTATAATAAATTACGGACGATGGTAATAATGTTTCTGATGCTGGTATTTACGTCATCATTGACGACTATGTACAGTCGCACTAACAATAGACAACAACCACCGTGACTATTCACCACCTACACCACAGTCCATGGGGTGTTTTGGGCTCTTAAACACCCTCCCCCTCCCCCAAAATAGGCAgtattatatgcaataaatataatattatgtaggtactattatatgattcagatttattcaaaatacgTTGTCATATGGTTCTATTGCATAGGTATTTTATGCCACCAATACGAAGATTGACAAAAACAGTGTATTGCGATACCCCCACATGTTGTatgaatataaaactaaaacaccCCCTTGCAAAAATCGTGGCCACGCGCCCGACCACCACCGGCACAGAAACAACGACAGCAATGGTGACGAACGAACGCAATACAACACTAACCAGTCGGTCGAGAACCCAGGACGCCGGTACGACCAGGGGCACGTACACGATCATGTATATGGTGGACGTGGTGTCTATGGCGAAGTTTGACACGCCGTAGAACTTCACCGTGATGTTGGATATGATGCTGTACTGTATCCAGTGCACGGCGTTGGCCATGGAGTACAGCATGTACACGGCCAGAATTATCCATCGGGCCTTGTACAGCCTCAGGTCGTCTGGCTGGAGGCCCATCACCCGAGCGTCGGGCGGCAGCGGCTTGTCCACTTTTTGCATAACCGAAGCAAAATCGGCCATCGCTGTACGCGCGTCTCACTGACTGCTCGCCGTATCGCATCAATGCGAACGGGCACGGAAATTATTCGCGACTGCGGCGGGATCGTCTCGTGATCGGGTCCACGTATAATCGTTTTAAACGGTCACAATCACGGTCGCTAACCGCAGTACCTACCAATTTATAATCCACATCGCATAGAGGGGAgatggggagggggggggggttcagCTGATTTCACCTAATCGGACGTATGTGtagagaaaaaaatatcatttgggatgtacctatttagtatttattacgaGACCGATATTTTGTGTGGATAGATCACGTCACAAAATAAGAAACATttatgggtaggtacctatattcttatttacctattacctgttatctattataatatagttatgcaTTGCTCTGACGCGGATAATGtggtatattatcatttataagtatagtatatatattatttatagtaggcaactaaataaaatatacaaccgGCCGTTGTATAATGTTGAGGTATAGGCGTGTTGTAAAAATACCCCAAACAAGTATTACTAcctaagtaaaattatatatagtatataaaagtGAAAGAACTCAAACGAAGTGGCGTTTCTACTGTAGAATTGTGAAAAAATGTTCCAGAAGAAAAATACCCACTAACAAAAGAGTGTTCTGAAAatacttatttacatttttgggACTACTTATGTGTGTACATCATTGTATTCAACGCATAAGTTCATTAAATCTAAATATCGATCTGAACTAACTGATGAACATTTAAGTGAACTTGTGCATACTGCGCTTACCAATTTTATTATCAGCCAGAAAAACTAACAGAAACAATTAACACTCAAAAAAGCACTTCTTAGTTCTCATAACTATAAAATCTCATTCCTTGATGTATACCTGaacaataatgttaataataatgtcaataattattatgttctgtGTAGTATAGaacattaatatttgaattaaattcgatataaaatgaaaaatgtgtcTTCATTTTATAAACATCTCTTAACAATGTGGCTCTCCtcaaattagttttataaatttgcgGCTCTCAAAATTAAGGTTACTGGCCACCCCTGATATATACTTTTAGTATTTAGTTTTAcaaatttctaaattataatattattaggtacgatTTATAGGGTCACAGATATACAGGATATTTTccaagtaattttaaattttaaatataaaaatttgttttttttagggTCTTaacaactaaatttaaattatttacaaaatagtacctagttaaaatattagttattaagacgaatacattaatttatttatgagaGTTCTTTTATTAAAAGGGATTTGATACCGACCGTTTTTAAGGAGtttaatataggcaattttctattttttcgagCGGGTCGTGTAAACGTGTGCGTAATACACAATTTTAAGTGTGAATGGTttgtgtgtaaaataaatagtgaAGCGCTCCCTCACgcgcacacacataatattatcaataacacATTAAACGAATaagaattctttttttttttttttttggtcaaaagTATCAACATATTGATTATTCAATCAAATTTCTGAAAACGTTTTTGAGTTTGTCAtggaatttttttgaaaacaaccaAATAATGCCACCGAAGCCCAAGATCGAGAGACACCGCTGCAGGTTTGGCCGGCCGAAGCGGACGCGCCGCGCAGCAGTCGAGCCGTGATCTCGCGGATCCACCGGTGACGCCGTTCTAGTTCGATGCCGAACGTCGAAGCGCGGGTTCACTCCGGCCGACATCGAATACGTCCGCGGGCGCGAGTTTCGACCCAGTCTTAAGACCGCTGAACATGACCTCACGTGCAGACTTCAGCCGTGCATGCACGCAAGTTTGCCGGAGGAGCCTGTTATCCGGCGCGCCGGTATGTGATGGCATAGACCCAGCAACCGCCACGGTTAAACCCAAGCGCCGCTTCAATGCGGAAAAGGGCAAAGTGACTCGTCCGACGGTTACCTATTTTGTTGCGCTTGATAtcaatccaaaaaaaaaaaaaaaaaaaacatggacCGGATCAATCGGGTTCCAGCCATCTGAACGCTAAGTAATTCAGTAAAGGACGCTATatagttggaaaaaaaattgttatacctagattataagattattaaaatacaaatcctATTAAGTATATGATTTAGTATTCACACAAATAAACGTTTTGGTATGTTACCTATAGTGaataggtttttatttaatattattattgactatcatttattattaataaacgcgTCAACACGTTGTggcgaaaaattaataaaaggtATGCCGTATGCGGCTTGAAAAAAtcgtgactatattatattgtatatgaataCTTTCGGTTTTTTTTGTAACCGGTGAAAACATCTctatttttatcgacattttaaaatcgatatttattttttctggaaATAGAAAGACGTTTTACAGGGCGTATtggattttgattttcaaaattctatttctgaaccatctaaaaaaattttgaatatgacTAATTTTcacaaaagtttattttaaaaattatttttgttttaaaaatgcaatcaaTAATTGAAGTACAATTCACTCTGTAGAAAATGATCctctttttattgaaaaataaaaaattagaaaggagagttaaaaattaagttctTAGGTTATTTCGTATTCTTGGTTATCTTATAGTAAAATCGGAGTCCGTTGACTGTATCCGACTGAGTCGTGACTGTAAGTTGTCATGGACCGTTGACGTGGTATGCGGTTAATGGGCTTATTATGTAAAAAGTTAAGATTTTGgattgttatcatttatttttacaacaattccaaagtttattaaattcaaaataagaaaAGGTATTTGAAGGAAAGTAATTAATGgtgtaaaaagtatttaaaatgtactcaaatacttatagatatttaatagtatttaatacttgaaaaattatttgtagaCCAATACTCAAATACTGTATGACACTGGGACCCAGTAACTGGGTATAGCCGAATTGGCGGCATGgacttttttttctatgaagtgattatttaaaacaagtaCCCACCTACCAAGTGTTCCCGTGCTAATGTAAAAGCctagtataatacattgtaatgaaaaaaaaattaataggtttatagaaaaattaaattaaagtatgtataatgtagTCCTAGAAGTATAAGTATAGGCAaacaaacaaacataatataaaaaaaggaaatGCGAACTATTTAGTGATAGATAGCGCCACATAAATTTATTTCTGATGAAATAAGACTTCGAATATGAATTACACTAGGTTGGCACTATAAATTCaaccataggtaataataataattataataagtaatattgtattacaatcTATATAGTGGTCACTTCGCGTAAGTtagtagtttattataattttattgcaaaTCAGAATTGGTACGATGAAACATATCAATTTAACAATTCTTATCATGCTGaggtttattatagtattattatagagtATAGTACATCATACCTAGTTGGCTAGTTACCATATTTCCCTATTAGGTATGTGACTCAATGTTAAAACAATTGCAAGGAATTCCTCTAAGAGtgcgtaacatattattacctcACAGTACGAGTAACACAgcacatttttacttttttaaacttataaaatgtattatgattaaataatattttgtgcacTCATTGAATGATGAATATAACCAAAACCTacgaatattatgttaatataaatctaaaaatttaaatttaatataatattattgtcgtaatttgatttaaatccAAATAGAAAtggtaattcaattttaaaattaaactttttggataacattatgagttatgacaaaaGTAATATGTAATGACTAACATTTTTTAGTCATAGCATGAATTGCGTAAATTTGTTGTGCACCACTTCATGACTCATTAATACAGCTTAAAAGCAGACAGTCTTGTTTACTATGAAAATACTTTTCTTTtggtatttcaaatactttcaaaatacttttttaaaattttattccagaatactaaatacttttttctttttaccgcCATATTTcaactaacaatatttttgtttcgtatattacaattttaaaaattagtcttatataatattttataatgcttttaagaatttttaagatTTCATTATATACGCAGATAACACAATATCTAAAATGCATATCCAACCGGCAATTCACGATTCCACACAAAACTAATTTGCTACGTTgccaattgtattataaatattttaacataaaaatagttgatattaatattacatataagtaatttaagatttttgatttttacccAAATACTAGCTTATCTGAATAGTCTACAGCAGCGGTTCCCAAACTGTTTTTTCCGCGGTGCCCTTTTAGAGGCACCAAGTTAGCCACGGTGCCCTGCTGTATATAACATGAAAGATAGAACAAAAAAAGTACTCATTGAGaaccaattttattaattttattaaacctaATACAATCTAAGCATTCTAAGCTacacaactaatttaattataaattaatgcatttttaaaaagataaataaataaaaattattgttattatgattataattattacataaaaatataacaaatgaaaaatatttacaatttaattttaattaatgtgatgTATGTGGCTGCTTATTTTGGCACAGTTTTGCAATGTcaggttttatttttgataattggaGTCGGAGGTCAGGTTCAACATTGAGGCGATTGCGGTATTTGGTTTTAGTTGCAGCGTATGACGAAAATCCTGACTCGCATAAGTAAGTAGTGGCAAAGGGTAAAAATAGTGTTTTCGCTTTCTCGCTTAAACCTTCATAACTTTTGTCTTTCAAACTTAACCAAAATTCGGCATACGCATTGCTGTTGAAggaagattttaatattaagtcaGAAGTTAAATCGATCAACCTTTCGTAATCACTTGAAGATAAGCTTGAAGGTTTCATACAAACTGAGAATGGATTCAGTACCCATTCATGGTCTTTCAACAATACTTCCCGATCTGCAGGAAAATATTGCTCAAAAGAATTTTTTAGCTGTTTGAGGTGCTCAATAATCTCGTTGACAATATTAGTAGAAGCCTGCTCATCATTTTCTTCCAAAAAGGCTTGCATTATTGGAAAACATTCAAATTTGCCTTTAGTAGTACACTGTGCCCAATAATCAATTTTCCTTTTGAATGCACTTACTTTGTGGCTGGCATCAAAAATTGTCATAGTCCTTCCTTGTAAGGAAAGGCTGAGCTCGTTCATTTTGCTAAAAATATCAGCCAAGTATGAAAATTGACAGAGCCGTGTTACATCATTCATGATTTTACCCAATGTAACGTTGTGGtccattaaaaatgaaataacttcAGTTCGTAATTCCATTAACGGCGTAAGAGCCTTGCCAAATTTTTCGTCAAGCATACAAGTTGCTATATCAATAAGACATGGTTTTATAAGCGTTTCAGCAATAGTATGAGCTTCACCTTTTTGAGCAATTCGGTAGTTCACCATGTAGGAAGCTCTCAGTGCATTTTCGTTGTCAGTTTGAAATAAcagactaataagtaatagttaaTTGAATACATCGTCTGACatgattagaatataataaaggtACAATCAGTCAACaatcaacaattatttgtaataatttattacccatAAAATCAtatctagtaataatattatactgataaatATCAAACCCAGTAATTGGGCATAtggtttttatatacattttaaacttatgaAACGTAGACCGCGGCGCCCCCAGAAAGTGCTCGCGGTGCCCCTAGGGCACCGCGGTGCACAGTTTGGGAACCGCTGGTCTACAGTGTATTACAGATATGTTGTATCTGAACTCATCAGTTACCTGTTCGATACTCGTccgtacgtatatatattgcTATCgcaattttgtgttttaaatattgttattataattattaattattattcaatttttatcacAAGTTGGTCCTCAATATCAaggaaaataattgtaattaaaaacttattttgattatttattttaactaatttgactatttgaccatttttttaaaattattaattgttttatttaatattattattataattatttttcctcaTAACTGGCAACGTCGCAACAATTTTTATACGGAATCGTGTTAAATTtgggttaaataaaaaaaatcttttgtaTTACGAAAATGTGCGGAATCGGGTAGGTAATAAGGTATATTGTGCGGAATTGTGTGCCGCCCTATCTAACTTACTGAAGTTTAACTTGACAATGCGACTGGTATCTGACATCCgaatttttttaaccaattaAAGAatctacttatttacttattagttatttaatttaaatatttattaataattttaagtatatatttgtgataaacttgaatgcattttaatataggtactacaataaATACTTGTAAAggattttgaatacttttaaaatgtgtttgtatttatattaaactattaatagtGAAATGCAGTATTCGAATACGTATTTCATATACAAACTATAAAAACGTTtaatgaatacatttgaaaagtattcttgttttaagcataaaaacgcgtaatttttaacatatttatataatattataaagcataacctataatgtatgatgtatgtaaaaatattatatgatacaacATACAACATACAAACATTCTTAACAGTTAACAAGACTGCAGTTAAAgcgcattaataatataaaaaaacagttattaatttattattattttctaacctaatatcacaacataatatacaattatattgtcttgcgcaattttaacataaaatttttattttttttataaaactgttaggttaggtttaataCATCCAAATACCTAaggaataatattgtaatctgcTACTAGGGTATATAacagtggcgtggtgaacttcattaacttatgaggcacaataatttatattagtaattataaatacttaaataagtaattacgtATTTTACGTAAATGGTAATTATTGAGAAAGATTGTCTTAGTCTTggtgtgtacttaataaattatttattatttgtgataTGCCCGCCCTAATCTCCAGCGACTCCAGGACACCTACCACCTTTTAAATTGAGGCACGTGCCTAAAATTAAGTCCTCCGTCATGCTactggtatttaatatttaatagcgctaataagttataatattttaagctaatTTTACTATACTTGGCTATTAAAATTTggtctttttaattatttttgatatacaatatacattatacaatatatagtatagtaacaAACTAATcacaaataattcaatttataaaaataattatattgtagaacACGTTTTTCGTGCTTATGGCATCAGCTAGAAGTGGTTTACTGTTAGTGGAACCACTTGTTAacatcttaatttttttaattcgtcgGGAAAATTACGTGTTGAATGCGCTTTAAATTTTGAAGTTGGTAggtaggcattttttttttttataaatataaaatgaacctttttaattattttaaatgtttatattatttaataaataacacacaCAAGTAGTAATGGAGTGTTCCAGGGTTATGAGTatgaaatattgataaaaacatatttaaaaaaaaaaatttttttactgttttttggtatgtttcataaaattatcACTAGATAGTCATACTGATTTCATAcctgattagtgattatcaGTATTCAAATCCGGATCATGATATACagaagatattatatacatattataagataaataattgttgttatttgtataatattgtatactatgtaagaaatatttctataatacttTTCATTAACAATTAACTAAGTAGAGGTGTTTAGTTTACTTTCTATTAACtatagtttcaaattaaaatttgtttttttatctttcattaatatgaaatatttgatgaaatttcAAAACCCTGAGTGTTCCTAACaattaatgaacataatattattttaatatttttttactggttAAGCTGGAATAGTGTAAAGACTTTGTGTATATAGAAGCATACTTTCATTATAATGCACGCgtgcatgaattaatatatttctctTATACCTAAGCAGGagtaaagaaattttttttttaagaagttGTCGTTGAGTGTCTGTCATCTGAAACACGTATAAGTACAGCATTTTCCAGACGTACTGCCGTGCATGCAAATATCGTCTAACCACGGTTGTagtcctctctctctctctctcacacacacacacacacacgcatatatattttataaagtcttATTCTGcgttatacacatatatatgtacacgTAG harbors:
- the LOC132943823 gene encoding zinc finger BED domain-containing protein 5-like; its protein translation is MNELSLSLQGRTMTIFDASHKVSAFKRKIDYWAQCTTKGKFECFPIMQAFLEENDEQASTNIVNEIIEHLKQLKNSFEQYFPADREVLLKDHEWVLNPFSVCMKPSSLSSSDYERLIDLTSDLILKSSFNSNAYAEFWLSLKDKSYEGLSEKAKTLFLPFATTYLCESGFSSYAATKTKYRNRLNVEPDLRLQLSKIKPDIAKLCQNKQPHTSH